From one Peredibacter starrii genomic stretch:
- a CDS encoding phospholipase D-like domain-containing protein, translating into MSRYWKTEEVFFDGDEYFDRLMKDIDQAQHYITMEMYIFNDDMLGKKIVAHLINAHQRGVKVQIIVDGVGSYLFFDKLHGIFQKKGILVKMYNPLPFYHPYYGKLNFIRKLQIMSVRLVRLNKRNHRKIVTIDNTIMYTGSFNVTAEHTKYHTDKPWKDMGMRVTGDNVRFAVLNFKKNWKLRDYFRYKKQLKRTLNINWRQSPLRLNHTLFMKRYFYKNFLQKIHKSQNRIWLMTPYFIPKRRLIRALGKAARRGVDVRILISSRTDVEFFRWLQYFYYAYLINKGVKVYQYTDSVLHAKNYIIDDWMTIGSTNLNHRSFIHDLEVDLVVQDPENKKLVEEHFLSSLVDQKDITLEGLKQRPLWDRALSRLFFLFKYWF; encoded by the coding sequence ATGTCACGATACTGGAAAACGGAAGAAGTTTTTTTTGATGGGGATGAATATTTCGATCGTCTCATGAAGGACATCGATCAGGCCCAACACTATATCACCATGGAGATGTATATCTTCAATGATGATATGTTGGGAAAAAAGATTGTCGCCCATCTTATCAATGCTCACCAACGTGGTGTGAAAGTTCAAATTATTGTTGATGGAGTTGGGAGTTACCTGTTCTTTGATAAGCTTCACGGCATCTTTCAGAAGAAAGGCATTCTGGTCAAGATGTATAATCCTCTCCCCTTCTATCACCCTTACTATGGCAAGTTGAACTTTATTCGAAAACTTCAAATCATGTCAGTAAGACTCGTGAGACTGAATAAGCGCAATCACCGAAAGATCGTTACGATTGATAACACCATTATGTACACCGGTAGTTTCAATGTCACGGCAGAGCATACTAAGTATCACACAGATAAACCCTGGAAGGACATGGGGATGAGGGTGACTGGAGATAATGTTCGATTTGCAGTTCTTAATTTCAAAAAGAACTGGAAGTTGAGAGATTATTTCCGTTATAAAAAGCAATTGAAGCGGACGCTTAATATTAATTGGCGACAGTCGCCTCTCAGACTGAATCACACGCTTTTCATGAAGCGCTACTTCTATAAAAATTTCCTTCAGAAAATTCATAAGTCCCAAAATCGCATTTGGCTTATGACTCCGTATTTCATCCCTAAGAGAAGGCTTATTCGCGCCCTAGGGAAGGCCGCACGTCGAGGTGTGGATGTACGGATTCTGATATCGTCTCGAACGGATGTTGAGTTTTTCCGTTGGCTTCAATATTTTTACTATGCTTATTTGATTAATAAAGGCGTGAAGGTTTATCAGTATACAGACTCAGTACTCCATGCCAAAAATTACATTATTGATGACTGGATGACGATTGGATCAACTAACTTGAATCATCGGAGTTTCATTCATGATTTGGAAGTGGATCTTGTAGTACAAGATCCGGAAAATAAAAAACTGGTAGAGGAACATTTCCTCTCCTCTTTAGTGGACCAAAAAGACATTACCCTTGAAGGATTAAAACAAAGGCCCCTATGGGACCGCGCTCTTTCAAGACTGTTCTTCCTCTTTAAATATTGGTTTTAA
- a CDS encoding endonuclease/exonuclease/phosphatase family protein, giving the protein MKLRVLSYNIHKGFTIGNRDFILEQIRLALRETNADILFLQEVLGDHQDKKCRIPDWKTAIQFEYLADTVWSHFAYGKNAVYPEGHHGNAILSKFPIMDWTNHVISTNRMEHRGLLKAKVQIPATGQEIVLANAHLNLLQGGRDLQAEMIIKHMKPDEGIPWILVGDFNDWNKKISPKIEQHLGAKEVFKSLHGKYPLTFPSFLPTLSLDRFFVHGLTPITAMALTDSHWKNLSDHLPLYVEIDLPD; this is encoded by the coding sequence ATGAAACTTAGGGTTCTTTCTTACAACATTCACAAAGGCTTCACGATTGGTAATCGTGATTTTATTTTGGAGCAAATCCGACTGGCCCTTCGTGAGACCAATGCTGACATTCTATTTTTGCAAGAAGTACTGGGTGATCACCAGGACAAAAAATGTCGAATCCCTGATTGGAAGACCGCCATTCAATTTGAATATCTGGCCGATACTGTGTGGTCACATTTTGCTTACGGTAAAAATGCCGTCTATCCGGAAGGTCACCACGGGAACGCCATTCTAAGTAAATTTCCTATCATGGATTGGACCAATCACGTGATCTCGACCAATCGTATGGAGCATCGAGGGCTTTTGAAGGCGAAAGTTCAAATCCCCGCCACTGGCCAGGAAATTGTACTCGCCAATGCACACTTGAATCTTCTGCAAGGTGGCCGAGATCTTCAGGCAGAAATGATTATTAAGCATATGAAGCCGGACGAAGGCATACCTTGGATTCTAGTGGGTGACTTCAACGACTGGAACAAGAAAATATCTCCGAAGATTGAGCAACATTTGGGTGCGAAGGAAGTCTTCAAATCCCTTCATGGGAAATATCCTCTGACCTTCCCTTCATTCTTACCTACATTGTCTCTTGATAGATTTTTTGTGCATGGATTGACTCCAATTACAGCAATGGCATTGACGGACAGTCATTGGAAAAATCTTTCAGATCATTTGCCGTTGTATGTAGAGATTGATTTACCTGACTAG
- a CDS encoding type IV pilus twitching motility protein PilT, giving the protein MALTKEAFLSIIKSAAASGVSDIHLRTDEKPCFRLRGDLVQVKYDPLTNDDLKLVCSIMIKDSEILKGLDKIKEHDGSFSVPGVCRVRYNLMRYQGKIGLILRLISDKVPTTEDLKLPVVINKIAGANAGLVLVTGATGSGKSSTLAAMINFINKTSAVHVLTLEDPVEYVHTPIKARITQREIGQDTSDFNSALRSALRQDPDIILIGEMRDAETISIAIKAAETGHLVFGTVHTTDALSTIGRLISMFPPEEQNVVRTRLADNLHATISQRLLKTQDGKGRVAAQEIMINNPGIREAIMEPSKTKDIYTYIEKGRNTSGAQSFDQHITSLYKEGRITLEEAKANATKPEDFERNLMFGDSQGDD; this is encoded by the coding sequence ATGGCACTGACCAAAGAAGCGTTCCTCAGTATTATTAAATCTGCTGCTGCAAGTGGAGTAAGTGATATTCACCTACGAACAGATGAGAAACCTTGTTTCCGCCTAAGAGGCGATCTGGTTCAAGTGAAGTATGATCCACTCACGAATGACGATCTCAAACTTGTTTGCAGTATCATGATCAAAGATAGTGAGATTTTAAAAGGTCTCGATAAAATTAAGGAACATGACGGATCTTTTTCTGTCCCAGGTGTATGTCGTGTTCGTTACAATCTTATGCGCTACCAAGGCAAGATTGGACTAATTCTTCGTCTTATTTCTGATAAAGTTCCAACGACGGAAGATCTAAAACTTCCGGTTGTGATTAATAAAATTGCAGGTGCTAACGCTGGTCTCGTACTCGTAACGGGTGCCACCGGTTCCGGTAAAAGTTCGACTTTGGCGGCGATGATTAATTTCATTAACAAAACTTCGGCCGTTCACGTCCTGACTCTGGAAGATCCTGTTGAGTATGTGCACACTCCGATTAAGGCCCGCATTACTCAACGTGAGATTGGCCAAGATACTTCTGATTTCAACTCGGCACTTCGCTCGGCCCTTCGACAGGATCCGGACATTATTCTGATTGGTGAGATGCGAGACGCTGAGACAATTTCGATTGCCATTAAGGCCGCGGAAACTGGCCACTTAGTTTTTGGTACAGTTCACACGACTGATGCGCTTAGTACGATTGGACGACTAATTTCGATGTTCCCGCCTGAAGAACAAAACGTTGTAAGAACTCGTCTTGCTGATAACTTACATGCCACTATTTCTCAGCGGCTCCTAAAAACTCAAGACGGTAAAGGGCGTGTTGCTGCTCAGGAAATCATGATCAACAATCCTGGTATCCGTGAGGCGATCATGGAGCCTTCAAAAACCAAAGACATTTACACTTACATTGAAAAAGGTCGTAATACTTCTGGAGCTCAAAGTTTTGACCAACACATTACATCACTCTATAAAGAGGGACGTATTACGTTGGAAGAAGCTAAGGCAAATGCTACGAAGCCAGAAGATTTCGAGAGAAACTTGATGTTTGGTGATTCTCAAGGGGACGACTGA